One genomic region from Laspinema palackyanum D2c encodes:
- a CDS encoding tyrosine-type recombinase/integrase — MNLLRLESAEHPHPLALVKPLPLTRHPAAVYLSQLAESSRRTMGHNLNWCARVLSAGQCDRLTLDWSKLRYEHTAALRAILLETHPPSTANLKLSAVRQVLKTARKLRLIDADDYEDAVSIDRIPGDAPLRGRLLKTEEIKALLKVCQESETAIGTRDAAAIACFCAGLRRAEVAALDYGDCDFTTGGLFVRQGKGKKYRQTYLIPGGLELLENWVALRGRRSGPLFYPCQWWGEIVPDRRITSEAIALRLQEWGKVAGLETFSAHDFRRTFISNLLDKGVDIVTVQQLVGHSNIGTTARYDRRGEETKRAAVQKLGFGLG; from the coding sequence ATGAATTTATTACGCCTAGAATCCGCCGAACATCCGCACCCGTTGGCACTGGTGAAGCCGTTGCCCTTAACTCGTCACCCGGCTGCGGTCTATCTCAGTCAGCTTGCTGAAAGTAGCCGCCGCACGATGGGTCATAACTTGAATTGGTGCGCTCGGGTTTTGAGTGCCGGTCAGTGCGATCGCCTGACGTTGGATTGGTCCAAGTTGCGTTACGAACACACCGCAGCACTCCGGGCAATTCTTCTCGAAACTCACCCGCCGTCAACCGCCAATTTGAAACTCTCGGCAGTCAGGCAAGTTTTGAAAACAGCCCGCAAGTTGAGGCTGATAGATGCCGATGACTATGAGGATGCGGTATCCATTGACCGGATTCCCGGGGATGCTCCGTTACGGGGCCGCCTGCTAAAGACTGAGGAAATCAAAGCCCTGCTGAAAGTGTGCCAAGAATCAGAGACGGCGATCGGGACTCGGGATGCAGCGGCGATCGCCTGTTTCTGTGCGGGACTACGACGGGCTGAAGTTGCCGCGCTGGATTACGGCGATTGCGATTTCACCACCGGCGGGCTTTTTGTTCGCCAGGGCAAAGGGAAAAAATACCGCCAAACTTATCTGATTCCGGGTGGATTGGAGTTGCTGGAAAACTGGGTGGCGCTCCGGGGACGACGGTCGGGGCCACTTTTTTACCCCTGTCAATGGTGGGGCGAGATTGTCCCAGACCGGAGGATTACCAGCGAGGCGATCGCATTGCGGTTGCAAGAATGGGGGAAGGTGGCTGGACTCGAAACGTTCTCGGCCCATGACTTTCGGCGGACGTTTATCAGTAATCTGCTAGATAAAGGAGTGGATATCGTGACGGTGCAGCAGTTGGTCGGACATAGCAATATCGGAACCACGGCCCGCTATGACCGCAGAGGTGAAGAGACGAAACGGGCAGCGGTGCAGAAGTTGGGTTTTGGGTTGGGTTGA